From a single Brassica rapa cultivar Chiifu-401-42 chromosome A01, CAAS_Brap_v3.01, whole genome shotgun sequence genomic region:
- the LOC103850027 gene encoding rho GTPase-activating protein 7 isoform X1 produces MLCLKSEALREDQTLASSSSSSPSIDRTAANATFRIPINWGSSIRRYLKKTGTFSRRSYSSGDGSLYFPDLDVNNESKILDQTSGRFEGKSRVWYKCELEQDIKKLQQQLQEEINLRLALTSAVEHSSSPFMESPCQLPDKAQELLDSLAVLEITVSKLEQESVSLRYLLRQEKNERRLTEILQKKKSHYCAPSKLTNAQSFPNKLVTRKRESKQVVSVDDEALQID; encoded by the exons ATGCTTTGTCTCAAATCCGAAGCCCTCCGTGAAGATCAGACGTtagcttcctcttcttcttcttctcccagCATCGATCGTACCGCCGCAAATGCCACTTTTCGTATTCCCATCAACTG GGGAAGCTCGATCCGTAGGTATTTGAAAAAGACTGGTACTTTCTCAAGAAGATCTTACTCCTCTGGAGATGGCTCTTTGTATTTTCCTGATCTAGATGTAAAT AATGAAAGCAAGATTCTTGATCAAACTAGTGGTAGATTTGAAGGTAAAAGTAGAGTCTGGTACAAATGTGAGCTTGAACAAGAT ATTAAGAAGCTGCAGCAGCAGTTACAAGAAGAGATCAACTTACGTTTAGCTCTAACGAGTGCTGTTGAGCACTCTAGTTCTCCCTTTATGGAATCACCTTGTCAACTTCCTGATAAG GCACAAGAGCTTTTGGACAGCTTAGCCGTACTGGAGATCACAGTGTCAAAGCTTGAGCAAGAATCAGTTTCGTTGAGATATTTACTAAGGCAAGAGAAGAACGAACGGCGTCTCACTGAGATTCTACAAAAGAAGAAGTCTCATTATTGTGCGCCTTCAAAGCTCACTAATGCACAAAGTTTCCCTAACAAGTTG GTGACAAGGAAAAGAGAGAGTAAACAAGTGGTTTCTGTGGATGATGAAGCTTTACAAATAGACTGA
- the LOC103850019 gene encoding uncharacterized protein LOC103850019, whose translation MLKRHSISRRISRFDSQSLMSSAAACTDPLRSLHTRSIGGGFFVHRLNPISNGLFKVYEGGGKTNGLTTTTTVRSCFDASPHKKADLKARALSLHRRLLHGPRGEELRRGGGGTTDLADGRGAYTTRLQGNDKIVVAVDIDEVLGNFVSALNKFIADRYLSNHTVSEYHVYEFFRIWNCSRNEADLRVHEFFKTSYFKKGIHPLPGAHTTLHKLSRYCELSVVTSRQNAIKDHTLEWLDMHFPGLFKHIHFGNHFALHGESKPKSEICRSFGAEILIDDNPRYAEECANIGMKVLLFDYENSYPWSKTESVDRHPLVTRVRNWEEVEQQILSWVVTKC comes from the exons ATGTTAAAGAGACACTCCATCTCCAGAAGAATCTCACGATTCGATTCACAATCCCTAATGTCTTCTGCTGCTGCTTGCACCGATCCCTTGCGATCGCTCCACACTCGATCCATCGGTGGAGGCTTCTTCGTTCACAGACTCAATCCCATTTCTAACGGCTTGTTCAAGGTTTATGAAGGCGGCGGAAAGACCAATGggttaacaacaacaacaaccgtaAGAAGCTGTTTTGATGCTTCTCCTCACAAGAAGGCTGATCTAAAGGCTCGAGCTTTATCTCTGCATCGGCGCCTTCTCCATGGCCCGAGGGGGGAAGAACTACGCCGCGGCGGGGGCGGAACCACTGACTTAGCGGATGGACGTGGTGCGTACACGACGAGGTTGCAAGGGAATGATAAGATTGTTGTGGCTGTTGACATTGATGAGG TTCTTGGAAACTTTGTCTCGGCACTTAACAAGTTCATTGCCGACCGCTACTTGTCTAACCATACTGTCTCTGAATACCATGTCTACGAGTTCTTCAGG ATATGGAACTGCTCTCGGAATGAAG CTGACTTACGAGTTCATGAATTCTTTAAGACATCATATTTCAAGAAAGGGATCCATCCTCTTCCAGGTGCACACACGACTCTTCACAAGCTATCAAGATACTGCGAGCTCTCAGTTGTGAC GTCCCGGCAGAATGCGATAAAGGATCACACACTTGAGTGGCTCGATATGCATTTCCCAGGATTGTTTAAACATATTCATTTCGGGAACCATTTTGCTCTTCATGGAGAGTCTAAACCCAAGTCTGAAATCTGCAG ATCATTTGGAGCAGAGATATTGATTGATGATAACCCTAGATATGCAGAGGAATGCGCTAACATTGGAATGAAGGTTCTCCTCTTTGACTATGAAAACTCATACCCTTGGTCCAAAACTGAGTCTGTGGACAGACATCCTCTGGTGACTAGAGTTCGTAATTGGGAAGAAGTGGAGCAGCAGATTCTCTCATGGGTAGTAACAAAGtgttaa
- the LOC103850027 gene encoding rho GTPase-activating protein 7 isoform X2 produces MLCLKSEALREDQTLASSSSSSPSIDRTAANATFRIPINWGSSIRRYLKKTGTFSRRSYSSGDGSLYFPDLDNESKILDQTSGRFEGKSRVWYKCELEQDIKKLQQQLQEEINLRLALTSAVEHSSSPFMESPCQLPDKAQELLDSLAVLEITVSKLEQESVSLRYLLRQEKNERRLTEILQKKKSHYCAPSKLTNAQSFPNKLVTRKRESKQVVSVDDEALQID; encoded by the exons ATGCTTTGTCTCAAATCCGAAGCCCTCCGTGAAGATCAGACGTtagcttcctcttcttcttcttctcccagCATCGATCGTACCGCCGCAAATGCCACTTTTCGTATTCCCATCAACTG GGGAAGCTCGATCCGTAGGTATTTGAAAAAGACTGGTACTTTCTCAAGAAGATCTTACTCCTCTGGAGATGGCTCTTTGTATTTTCCTGATCTAGAT AATGAAAGCAAGATTCTTGATCAAACTAGTGGTAGATTTGAAGGTAAAAGTAGAGTCTGGTACAAATGTGAGCTTGAACAAGAT ATTAAGAAGCTGCAGCAGCAGTTACAAGAAGAGATCAACTTACGTTTAGCTCTAACGAGTGCTGTTGAGCACTCTAGTTCTCCCTTTATGGAATCACCTTGTCAACTTCCTGATAAG GCACAAGAGCTTTTGGACAGCTTAGCCGTACTGGAGATCACAGTGTCAAAGCTTGAGCAAGAATCAGTTTCGTTGAGATATTTACTAAGGCAAGAGAAGAACGAACGGCGTCTCACTGAGATTCTACAAAAGAAGAAGTCTCATTATTGTGCGCCTTCAAAGCTCACTAATGCACAAAGTTTCCCTAACAAGTTG GTGACAAGGAAAAGAGAGAGTAAACAAGTGGTTTCTGTGGATGATGAAGCTTTACAAATAGACTGA
- the LOC103850008 gene encoding uncharacterized protein LOC103850008, with protein MDKKDDCAKSGNVAQTGVAGSGSGHMVAPGTGGAVQIPRDAFEANTKAYFDDLHAKDKATK; from the coding sequence ATGGACAAGAAAGACGATTGTGCTAAATCTGGTAACGTAGCACAAACTGGTGTGGCTGGATCTGGTTCGGGTCATATGGTGGCGCCAGGGACTGGAGGTGCAGTTCAGATACCTAGGGATGCTTTCGAAGCTAACACTAAGGCCTATTTTGACGACCTTCATGCCAAGGACAAGGCAACCAAGTGA